Proteins encoded within one genomic window of Siniperca chuatsi isolate FFG_IHB_CAS linkage group LG4, ASM2008510v1, whole genome shotgun sequence:
- the parvg gene encoding gamma-parvin — protein MEASVFQYHKEEDTVDIQSFQGEKQKLIQPTSLKDPKLEKLKETLVSWINNTLKPEHIVAQSLEEDLFDGLVLHHLLSRLAGVHLPVEEMALTSTAQIRKLEVILEELDKRLGLQDSSQIKWNVKLIHSKDLLATIHLLVAMVRCFQPELDLPNVKVEVVVVEVNKSGIKSEVQMEVLTEESNAGADSVSNTEREDPIEQLLKLEAHKVNTVKQAILHFVNQNMLTMGLQVADMDRQFADGVILLLLIGQLEGFFIPLHDFNLTPVNHSEMIHNVTLALDLLNDTGLQVSSVEPQDIVSQDVAATLKVLYALFKKHNGKREEELNNQNYKES, from the exons ATGGAGGCTAGTGTCTTTCAGTATCACAAAGAGGAAGACACTGTGGACATACAGTCTTTTCAGG gagagaagcaGAAGCTCATTCAGCCAACATCTTTAAAAGATCCCAAACTTGAAAAGCTAAAGGAG ACATTGGTTTCTTGGATCAATAACACTTTGAAACCGGAGCACATAGTGGCTCAGAGTCTGGAGGAGGATCTGTTCGATGGACTGGTGCTTCATCACCTGCTGT CCAGGTTGGCCGGTGTGCACTTGCCTGTGGAAGAGATGGCACTGACCAGCACTGCTCAGATCCGCAAGCTGGAAGTGATCCTGGAGGAGTTGGACAAGAGACTGGGCCTGCAAGACAGCAGCCAGATCAAGTGGAACGTCAAAC TCATCCACAGCAAAGACCTTCTGGCCACAATTCATCtgctggttgccatggtgagATGTTTCCAGCCTGAACTGGATTTGCCGAATGTGAAGGTTGAAGTTGTAGTTGTGGAA GTCAACAAAAGTGGAATCAAATCAGAGGTACAGATGGAGGTCCTAACAGAGGAAAG caaTGCAGGCGCAGACTCCGTCAGCAATACTGAAA GGGAAGATCCCATCGAGCAACTTCTGAAGCTTGAGGCTCACAAGGTCAACACGGTGAAGCAG gCCATCTTACACTTTGTCAACCAGAATATGTTAACCATGGGTCTGCAGGTGGCTGATATGGACAGACAG TTTGCTGACGGTGtgattctgctgctgctgatcgGACAGCTGGAAGGCTTCTTCATCCCGCTCCATGACTTCAACCTGACCCCTGTCAATCACTCTGAGATG ATTCACAACGTGACCTTGGCCTTGGACCTCCTTAATGACACAGGCCTTCAAGTGTCCAGTGTTGAACCACAAG atattgTCTCTCAGGACGTCGCTGCCACCTTAAAGGTCCTGTACGCCCTATTCAAGAAGCACAACGGGAAACGTGAAGAGGAACTCAACAACCAGAATTACAAAGAGAGCTGA